The following coding sequences lie in one Streptomyces albofaciens JCM 4342 genomic window:
- a CDS encoding DUF3224 domain-containing protein → MSPQNSAARTRLTGHFTYADWQERALGNRPDGTCPRLAHAAVVNAFSGGIEAAGTTCEYTIVYVTGKTGTFTGMELLDGSVDGRRGTFVVEERGSFDERGSVRCAFEVVPGSGTGDLAGLRGTGAFTHEPGQTAVPYTFDYDFG, encoded by the coding sequence ATGTCCCCGCAGAACAGCGCCGCCCGTACGCGGCTCACCGGCCACTTCACCTATGCCGACTGGCAGGAACGCGCCCTCGGGAACCGCCCGGACGGCACCTGCCCGCGCCTCGCGCACGCCGCCGTCGTCAACGCCTTCTCCGGCGGCATCGAGGCGGCGGGAACGACCTGCGAGTACACCATCGTCTATGTCACCGGGAAGACCGGCACGTTCACCGGCATGGAACTGCTGGACGGCAGCGTGGACGGGCGCCGGGGCACGTTCGTCGTGGAGGAGCGCGGCTCGTTCGACGAGCGGGGGAGCGTGCGCTGCGCCTTCGAGGTCGTGCCGGGCTCGGGCACCGGGGACCTGGCCGGGCTGCGCGGCACCGGCGCGTTCACGCACGAGCCCGGGCAGACGGCCGTCCCGTACACCTTCGACTACGACTTCGGCTGA
- a CDS encoding helix-turn-helix transcriptional regulator yields the protein MRADRLLSLLLLLQNRGRMTATELAAELEVSPRTVYRDVEALGAAGVPVRSERGPDGGYSLMDGYRTRLTGLSDAEAESLFLAGVPDAARELGLGAVLATAQLKLQAALPPGPADRARRLQDRFHLDAPAWFRDTDPVPHLASVARAVGEQRTLRVRYRAWGDTVAERDLHPLGLVLKSGIWYAVAAPAVPPDNGPPGPRTYRVSRLLSAEATDISFDRPPAFDLAAYWTDSSRRLESKLHQGTARLRISPRARRLLPMQFGAAGTQALETAGPPDHEGWTEVDLPVETAAVAVGDLLRLGTEAEVLGPPELRAGVAEAVAGLAERYGVSFPGA from the coding sequence ATGCGTGCCGACCGTCTGCTCTCCCTCCTGCTGCTGCTCCAGAACCGCGGCCGGATGACCGCCACCGAACTGGCCGCCGAACTGGAGGTGTCGCCGCGCACGGTCTACCGGGACGTCGAAGCCCTCGGCGCCGCGGGCGTGCCGGTCCGCTCCGAACGCGGCCCGGACGGCGGCTACTCGCTCATGGACGGCTACCGCACCCGCCTGACCGGACTGTCCGACGCCGAGGCGGAGTCCCTGTTCCTCGCGGGCGTGCCGGACGCCGCCCGCGAACTGGGCCTGGGCGCGGTCCTGGCGACCGCCCAGCTCAAACTCCAGGCCGCGCTCCCGCCCGGCCCGGCGGACCGGGCCCGCCGCCTCCAGGACCGCTTCCACCTGGACGCCCCCGCCTGGTTCCGGGACACCGACCCGGTCCCCCACCTGGCGTCCGTGGCACGCGCCGTGGGGGAACAGCGCACCCTGCGCGTCCGCTACCGGGCCTGGGGCGACACCGTGGCGGAACGGGATCTGCACCCGCTCGGCCTCGTCCTCAAAAGCGGCATCTGGTACGCGGTCGCCGCCCCGGCCGTCCCGCCCGACAACGGCCCGCCCGGCCCCCGCACCTACCGCGTCTCCCGCCTCCTGTCCGCCGAGGCGACGGACATCTCCTTCGACCGGCCACCCGCCTTCGACCTGGCCGCCTACTGGACGGACTCCTCCCGCCGCCTGGAATCCAAGCTCCATCAGGGCACGGCCCGCCTGCGCATCTCCCCCCGCGCCCGGCGCCTGCTCCCCATGCAGTTCGGCGCGGCAGGCACCCAGGCCCTCGAAACCGCCGGACCACCGGACCACGAGGGCTGGACGGAGGTCGATCTCCCGGTCGAGACCGCGGCGGTGGCCGTCGGCGACCTCCTCAGACTCGGCACCGAGGCCGAGGTGCTGGGACCGCCGGAGCTTCGCGCGGGGGTGGCGGAGGCGGTGGCCGGGTTGGCGGAACGGTACGGGGTGTCGTTCCCCGGAGCCTGA
- a CDS encoding amino acid adenylation domain-containing protein has translation MNRKPGNRGRRMPLTVAQTGMWFSQELDTENPIYRAAEYVDIHGPVDLALLDAAVRHTVAGVDTVRVRFETDADGGVWQVPDLADDWALPVVDLRGPGDPWARAEEWMWADLREPVDLRRSPLFSFAVLRLPDDHCVLYMALHHIVLDGYGFSLFIQRIAEVYTALEEGRDIPPCRLNTLAELLADEAAYHASERFTRDRAFWAERFAGRATDTDLASRLATVPHRFVRETAHLPAPAADGLRSLARQTRSGLPVVAMAALALYVHRMSGNPDVTLDLTVTGRVGAVARNAPSMLANVLPLHVELGPYTTVRELVRHTSERARGLLRHQRYPSPYLVQELGAAHTGGPLGDWGINIMSYDPELSFGRHPATLHNLSNGPVTGLGVNVYERTDDGRLRIDFQADPGLYDAEITAAHQRRFLALLDTLAAVDPGQPVGGIDLLPAAERRRVTTGWNDTARTVPVTTLPDLFQEQARRTPDATALVCGATTWTYAELNARANRLAHALIARGAGPETFVALALPRTAEHIAGLLAVLKTGAAYVPVDPELPAERIRFLLADTRPRCVLTTTAAGGRLPDTAAALCLDDPAIGRDLANRPVTDPTDADRRSPLTPGHPAYVSYTSGSTGQPKGVVVEHRQLTNLFFDHKAELIDPETAAARRRLRVALTAAFSFDTAWEGPLFLAAGHELHLVEDAVRLDPAALVAYIADRRIDFLDLTPTYLHQLLAAGLFTGERHRPRILMVGGEAVDTALWEKLRTLPGTTAYNYYGPTECTVDAVYCRIADQDGPPVIGRPGRNVQAYVLDAALNPVPPGVPGELYLAGDQIARGYLGRPALTAERFVANPFAHAGSGSAGGTCGDPGVPCTCGAPGSRMYRTGDRARWTPDGILEYLGRADGQVKVRGFRIEPGEIETALARHPGVAHAVVTVREDTPGDRRLAAYVVPGGAPGRTAPARIPASRRADGRTPPVPAPVDAETLRAWAAARLPEYMVPSAFVLLDQLPLTSNGKLDRAALPAPEAPAARNGRAPRGAREKVLCSLFAEVLGVRQVGIDDDFFALGGHSLLAAKLISRIRSALGAELSIRALFEAPTVAELVEALETGGATDGFEVLLPLRSQGTRPPLFCVHPSGGLSWCYAGLLRHLSPDVPVYGLQARGLAQRTALPATFEDMVADYVAQIRAVQPTGPYHLLGWSLGGALAHAIAVRLQAGDERVALLAMLDSRPIDPHGAAGTAVTEHDILALLLEAAGHDPDRFPRPLTVPGVAAVLRGQNGGGALLDALKEHPALGEDRLTAVTEVFTNSVKLLPTFSEGVFDGDLLYFHATEDKPAHAPTADSWRHLVTGHIENHDIGCTHHAMTQPGPLARVGRVVGARLEAGVGTRR, from the coding sequence ATGAACAGGAAGCCAGGCAACCGCGGCCGCCGGATGCCGCTGACCGTCGCGCAGACGGGGATGTGGTTCTCCCAGGAGCTGGACACGGAGAACCCGATCTACCGTGCCGCCGAGTACGTGGACATCCACGGCCCGGTCGACCTGGCCCTGCTCGACGCCGCGGTGCGCCACACCGTGGCCGGCGTCGACACCGTACGGGTCCGCTTCGAGACCGACGCGGACGGCGGTGTGTGGCAGGTGCCCGATCTGGCGGACGACTGGGCGCTGCCCGTCGTGGACCTGCGGGGCCCGGGCGACCCGTGGGCCCGGGCCGAGGAATGGATGTGGGCCGACCTGCGCGAGCCCGTCGACCTGCGCCGCTCCCCGCTGTTCAGCTTCGCGGTGCTGCGGCTGCCGGACGACCACTGCGTGCTGTACATGGCCCTGCACCACATCGTCCTGGACGGCTACGGCTTCTCCCTCTTCATCCAGCGCATCGCCGAGGTCTACACCGCGCTGGAGGAGGGCCGGGACATTCCCCCCTGCCGGCTGAACACGCTGGCGGAACTGCTGGCCGACGAGGCCGCGTACCACGCCTCCGAACGGTTCACCCGCGACCGCGCGTTCTGGGCCGAGCGGTTCGCCGGCCGGGCCACCGACACCGATCTCGCGAGCCGCCTGGCCACCGTCCCGCACCGCTTCGTCCGCGAGACCGCCCACCTGCCCGCGCCCGCCGCCGACGGGCTGCGCTCGCTGGCCCGGCAGACCCGGTCCGGGCTGCCCGTCGTCGCGATGGCGGCCCTCGCGCTGTACGTGCACCGGATGAGCGGCAACCCCGATGTGACGCTGGACCTGACCGTCACCGGCCGGGTCGGCGCCGTGGCCCGCAACGCGCCGTCCATGCTCGCCAACGTGCTGCCGCTGCACGTCGAGCTGGGCCCGTACACGACCGTACGGGAACTGGTGCGCCACACCTCCGAGCGGGCCCGCGGACTGCTGCGCCACCAGCGCTACCCGTCGCCGTACCTCGTCCAGGAGCTGGGCGCCGCGCACACCGGCGGCCCCCTCGGCGACTGGGGCATCAACATCATGAGCTACGACCCGGAGCTGAGCTTCGGGCGGCACCCGGCCACCTTGCACAACCTCTCCAACGGGCCGGTCACCGGCCTCGGCGTCAACGTCTACGAGCGCACCGACGACGGCCGCCTGCGCATCGACTTCCAGGCCGACCCGGGCCTCTACGACGCCGAGATCACCGCCGCCCACCAGCGCCGCTTCCTGGCCCTGCTCGACACGCTCGCCGCGGTCGACCCCGGGCAGCCCGTCGGCGGCATCGACCTGCTGCCGGCCGCCGAGCGCCGCCGGGTGACCACCGGCTGGAACGACACCGCCCGTACCGTCCCGGTCACCACCCTGCCCGACCTGTTCCAGGAACAGGCCCGCCGCACACCCGACGCCACCGCGCTCGTCTGCGGCGCCACCACCTGGACCTACGCCGAACTGAACGCCCGCGCCAACCGGCTGGCGCACGCGCTGATCGCACGCGGCGCCGGGCCCGAGACGTTCGTGGCGCTGGCGCTGCCGCGGACGGCCGAGCACATCGCGGGCCTGCTGGCGGTGCTCAAGACCGGCGCCGCGTATGTGCCGGTCGACCCGGAGCTGCCCGCCGAGCGGATCCGCTTCCTGCTCGCCGACACCCGCCCCCGGTGCGTCCTCACCACGACGGCGGCCGGCGGGCGCCTGCCGGACACCGCCGCCGCGCTGTGCCTCGACGACCCCGCCATCGGGCGGGACCTGGCGAACCGGCCGGTCACCGACCCCACCGACGCCGACCGGCGGAGCCCGCTGACGCCCGGCCACCCGGCCTATGTGAGCTACACCTCCGGGTCCACCGGGCAGCCCAAGGGCGTCGTCGTCGAACACCGGCAGCTGACGAACCTCTTCTTCGACCACAAGGCCGAACTGATCGACCCGGAGACGGCCGCGGCCCGGCGCCGCCTGCGGGTCGCCCTGACCGCCGCGTTCTCCTTCGACACCGCCTGGGAGGGCCCGCTGTTCCTGGCCGCCGGCCACGAACTCCACCTGGTCGAGGACGCCGTACGCCTCGACCCGGCCGCCCTCGTCGCCTACATCGCCGACCGGCGCATCGACTTCCTCGACCTCACCCCCACCTACCTCCACCAGCTCCTCGCCGCCGGGCTGTTCACCGGCGAGCGGCACCGGCCGCGCATCCTCATGGTGGGCGGCGAGGCCGTCGACACCGCCCTGTGGGAGAAGCTGCGCACGCTGCCCGGCACCACGGCGTACAACTACTACGGGCCGACCGAGTGCACCGTCGACGCGGTCTACTGCCGCATCGCCGACCAGGACGGACCGCCCGTCATCGGGCGCCCCGGGCGCAACGTCCAGGCGTACGTCCTCGACGCCGCCCTCAACCCGGTGCCGCCCGGCGTGCCCGGCGAGCTCTACCTGGCCGGCGACCAGATCGCGCGCGGCTACCTCGGCCGGCCGGCGCTCACCGCGGAGCGGTTCGTCGCCAACCCGTTCGCCCACGCGGGCAGCGGATCGGCCGGCGGCACCTGCGGTGACCCCGGCGTGCCCTGCACCTGCGGCGCGCCGGGCTCACGCATGTACCGCACCGGCGACCGGGCGCGCTGGACACCCGACGGCATCCTCGAATACCTCGGCCGCGCCGACGGGCAGGTCAAGGTGCGCGGCTTCCGCATCGAGCCCGGCGAGATCGAGACGGCCCTGGCCCGGCACCCCGGCGTCGCCCACGCGGTGGTCACCGTACGGGAGGACACCCCCGGCGACCGCCGCCTGGCCGCCTACGTGGTCCCCGGCGGGGCCCCCGGCCGCACCGCGCCCGCCCGCATCCCCGCCTCACGGCGCGCCGACGGCCGTACGCCCCCCGTGCCCGCGCCGGTCGACGCCGAGACCCTGCGCGCCTGGGCCGCCGCCCGCCTGCCCGAATACATGGTCCCCAGCGCCTTCGTCCTCCTGGACCAGCTGCCGCTGACCTCGAACGGCAAGCTCGACCGCGCCGCGCTGCCCGCCCCCGAGGCCCCCGCCGCCCGCAACGGCCGGGCCCCGCGCGGCGCCCGAGAGAAGGTGCTGTGCTCGCTGTTCGCCGAAGTGCTCGGGGTACGGCAGGTCGGCATCGACGACGACTTCTTCGCCCTCGGCGGGCATTCCCTGCTGGCGGCCAAGCTCATCAGCCGTATCCGTTCCGCCCTGGGCGCCGAACTCTCCATCCGCGCGCTCTTCGAAGCGCCGACCGTCGCCGAGCTCGTCGAGGCGCTGGAGACCGGCGGCGCGACGGACGGCTTCGAGGTGTTGCTGCCGCTGCGCTCCCAGGGCACCCGGCCCCCGCTGTTCTGCGTCCACCCCTCCGGCGGCCTCAGCTGGTGCTACGCGGGGCTGCTGCGCCACCTGAGCCCGGACGTGCCGGTGTACGGACTCCAGGCGCGCGGTCTGGCACAGCGGACGGCGCTGCCCGCCACGTTCGAGGACATGGTCGCCGACTACGTCGCCCAGATCCGCGCCGTCCAGCCCACCGGCCCCTACCACCTGCTGGGCTGGTCCCTCGGCGGTGCGCTGGCCCACGCCATCGCCGTCCGGCTCCAGGCCGGGGACGAGCGGGTGGCGCTGCTGGCCATGCTCGACTCGCGCCCCATCGACCCGCACGGAGCGGCCGGCACCGCCGTGACGGAACACGACATCCTCGCGCTCCTCCTGGAGGCGGCGGGCCACGATCCGGACCGGTTCCCGCGCCCGCTGACGGTCCCCGGCGTGGCAGCGGTGCTACGGGGGCAGAACGGCGGCGGCGCACTGCTCGACGCGCTCAAGGAGCACCCCGCACTCGGCGAGGACCGCCTCACCGCCGTCACCGAGGTGTTCACCAACTCGGTCAAGCTGCTGCCGACCTTCTCCGAGGGCGTCTTCGACGGTGACCTCCTCTACTTCCACGCCACCGAGGACAAGCCCGCCCACGCCCCCACCGCCGACTCCTGGCGGCATCTGGTCACCGGGCACATCGAGAACCACGACATCGGCTGCACGCATCACGCGATGACCCAGCCGGGGCCGTTGGCGCGGGTCGGCCGGGTGGTGGGGGCGCGCTTGGAGGCGGGGGTGGGGACGCGTCGGTGA
- a CDS encoding threonine/serine dehydratase, whose amino-acid sequence MSSSISYEDVRAAAGRIAGDVRPVTVAAVDPGTFGPAEGWLAYEFTQHTGSFKARGAANFIAAHRAAGAVPEAGVVIASGGNAGLACAWAAARHGIRATVFVPETAPPVKVARLRLLGADVRRVGTEYAAALEASREHVARTGALESHAYDHPLIAAGAGTLLEEIRAALPGLDTVVVAVGGGGLFSGVAAAAHHHGVRVVAVEPENCRALNAAIEAGRVVDVPVRSVAADSLGARRATGMALDWARRADVVSVLVPDEAILDARRALWDDRKLAVEHGTAAAYAALRSGAYRPAPGERVCVVVCGANTDPSDLVRPGE is encoded by the coding sequence ATGAGCAGCAGCATCAGCTACGAGGACGTGCGGGCGGCGGCCGGCCGGATCGCCGGGGACGTGCGCCCGGTGACCGTCGCGGCGGTCGACCCGGGCACCTTCGGGCCCGCCGAGGGCTGGCTCGCCTACGAGTTCACCCAGCACACCGGATCGTTCAAGGCCCGCGGCGCGGCGAACTTCATCGCGGCGCACCGCGCGGCCGGCGCCGTGCCCGAGGCCGGCGTGGTCATCGCCTCCGGCGGCAACGCCGGGCTGGCCTGCGCCTGGGCCGCGGCCCGGCACGGCATCCGGGCGACCGTGTTCGTGCCGGAGACCGCGCCGCCGGTCAAGGTCGCCAGACTGCGGCTGCTCGGCGCCGACGTGCGCCGGGTGGGCACCGAGTACGCCGCCGCCCTGGAGGCGTCCCGCGAGCATGTGGCGCGGACCGGGGCGCTGGAGTCGCACGCGTACGACCACCCGCTGATCGCGGCCGGCGCCGGCACCCTGCTGGAGGAGATCCGCGCCGCGCTGCCCGGCCTGGACACGGTGGTGGTCGCGGTCGGCGGCGGTGGTCTGTTCAGCGGGGTCGCGGCGGCCGCGCACCACCACGGCGTACGGGTCGTGGCCGTCGAACCGGAGAACTGCCGGGCGCTGAACGCGGCGATCGAGGCGGGCCGGGTGGTCGACGTACCGGTGCGCTCCGTCGCCGCAGACTCGCTGGGCGCCCGCCGCGCCACCGGAATGGCCCTGGACTGGGCCCGGCGCGCCGACGTGGTCTCGGTGCTCGTACCGGACGAGGCGATCCTCGACGCGCGCCGCGCGCTGTGGGACGACCGCAAACTGGCGGTCGAGCACGGCACGGCGGCCGCCTACGCCGCGCTCCGCTCGGGCGCGTACCGGCCCGCGCCGGGGGAGCGGGTGTGTGTCGTCGTGTGCGGCGCGAACACCGACCCGTCGGACCTCGTACGCCCCGGAGAGTGA